TGAAAAACAAGCATTTTTTATACAAATATAAGAGGTTTGAGCATTGTTTTTGTTTGATTTGAATGTTCTCTTTTAATCGTATTGGTTATTTTTTTGAAACGACTGTATTTTTACCAATTCACTTGCGATTTTGGTTCTTTTTTTGCGGTCTTTCCATTTTACGCGCGATCCTGACCCCTTTATCGCGATCTTAATTTTCGCTGAGTCACACGACATTACATTACAATATTTCATCATAAAAAGCGTGCGGAGGTGATCCGCACGCTGCTAAAATACTAATCTACATAAACAAAAGCAATAAAATAATCCCAAGTACAATCCGGTAAATCGCAAACGGCACTAGCTTGATTCTGTTAATCAGCTGTAAAAAGAATTGTACGACGACTAGAGCTACGACAAATGCAGTAATAAAGCCTACTGCGAAAAACGGCAAAAGATCCATGCTTAAAGCTTCCATATTTTTCACCAGTGACAAACAGCTGGCGCCTGCCATAATCGGTATAGCCATAATAAATGTGAAATCAGCTGCAGCTCTGTGGTTTAACCCGAGGATAACTCCGCCTGAAATCGTTGAGCCTGACCGGGAAAAGCCGGGCCAAAGTGAAATACATTGAAACAGCCCCATGCCGATCGCTTGCTTGTATGATATTTGATCAACGGAATCGGTTGTTGGCTTCCGTTTGTTAATCCAATCAGCAACGAGCATCAAAATAGCTCCTCCGATTAAGCCGATTGCAACTGTTTGAACAGAAAACAAATACTGATCTATGTAATCTTCAAATAAAAAACCTAATACCGCGGCGGGAACCAGTCCTACGAAAATTTGTGCAAGTGTCAATTTATTCCCTTGCTCTTGCTCTTTTGAAATCTTCCTCTTTAAACCGAGCAAATTCAAGATGCGATCCCTGAATATGATCGCTACAGCCAATATTGATCCAAGCTGGATCACAATTTTAAATACGTATGCCGCTTCATCCGAAACCAGCTCGTTTGACTTTAACCATAGATCATCAACAATGATCATATGTCCGGTGGAGGAAACAGGGGCATATTCAGTTAATCCTTCAACCAGTCCTAAAATTACGGCGACAAAGATTTCCCAAAAATTCATTCTATTCTTCCCTTCTTATCGTGCGTACCCGCATCTGTAATTTTGCTCTCTTTATTGAACGGACAGACTAGCATAAATGTTTCGAATTCGTTTTATTAAATTTTAAATAGGTACATTAAAAATATGACACTTTTCCTTTAACTTATCAATACTAAATTCATACTAAAAAGGCTTAGAAGCCTAAGCCTTTTTAATTATTTCTTATATTCTTCAGCAGTGCTATTGTATAGATTTGACCTGGATTTAAACCAGGCAAACAAGTGAGTGGTAACTACTTTGATAACCGCATAGCCCGGTATGGCAAGGATAACTCCCAGAACTCCAAACAGCTTTCCTGATGTGATTAATAAAAAGATAATAGTAATCGGATGGATCTGCAAATTTTTACCCATAATTTGCGGGGAAATGAACTTTCCTTCTACGAGCTGGACAATTGTCCATACAATGACAAGCTTTAAGACCATAAGAGGCGACGTCACTATCGCAATAATGATAGCTGGCGTAATCGCAATGGTAGGTCCAAGGTAAGGTACCACACTTGTACAGGCAGCGATAACAGCAAGAAGCGAAGCATAGTCCAGCCCGATGATCAAATAGCCGATAAACAATAATATCCCGATACAAAAACTAACAATAATCTGTCCGCGAATATAAGAACTCAGCCTGTGATTCATTTCAATCATTACCGTATGTGCTTCCTTTTTTAAGCGGTCGGGAACAAACTTTAAGATAAAGTGAGGCAACTTTTTTCCATCCCTTAATAAATAAAATAAGATAAATGGAACTGTGATTAACGAAATGACAAACTCAGTGACAGCGCCTATGAAGGTCCCAACCCCAGTAAACGTACTGTCTAAAATCCGTGTTGCCTGATTAGACATATTGTTCGCGATATCTATTACATTAATATTGAATGTTTCCTGTGCCTGATTGACAAATTGGCTGCCAAGAACCTTTTCCGTTTGTTCCTCAACAGTTTTTACATATTTAGGGAAATCGTGAACAAGACTCATTATTTGCTCTCTCAAAAAAGGAATAATGCTCACGATCGTGATCGTAAGTAGTCCAATAATCACAATATAAAGAATAATAATTGAAAATATCCGTTTTATTTTTTTCCGTTCCAAAAAATCCACCAGAGGATTCAGCAAATAGAACACGACTCCGGTCATAACAAATGGAAGCAATAGGGTTCTTAATAAAACGATTATTGGAGTAAAGATAAATGATGTTTTTGAGAAAATTAAGATGTTTAGACCAATTAATAGCAGGACGAGTAAAAAGATAACAAATTTATTGTTTAAAAAGAATCTTTTAAACCTCCCGCTCCATATCTGCATTGATTCCATAAACTCCTCCAAGTAGCTTTTTACTAAATTGTACACTATTCGACATTGAAATAGAAATCATTGCCTATCTGAGGTTCATTCGGTTTGTCTTTTCCAACCTGGCTTCGTCATAGCATTTTACGTACATTTCCAACCTCCCATTTTCAAGCCAGCAAGTCTTGGTAAAGCATTTATTTAACAAATATCTGTCATGGGAAACACATAGAATTGTTCCATCAAATGCAAGCAATGCTTCTTCCAATACTTCTCTGGAATCAATGTCTAAATGATTCGTCGGCTCGTCCAGGATCAGTAAATTCAGTTTTTGATACATGATTATTGCAAGCTGAAGGCGCATTTTTTCTCCTCCACTGAGTTGGGCAACCTTCTTAAAAACCGCAGGGCCGTAAAAAAGAAATTTAGCTAAAATATGTCGGGCTTCTCCTTCTGTTACGACAATTTTTTGTCTAAACGTGTCCATAACATTGTGAGAGCTTGCTTCAGCAAGAGTATGCTGGGACAAATATCCAATCTGGGTATTACTTCCTATTTTCACATCTCCAGAATCGGGCAGGACCTGCTGCATGATAAGTTTGAGTAATGTCGTCTTGCCAGAACCATTGCTGCCGACAATTGCCAGACGCTCTTTAAAATATACATCCAAATGTATATTTTGAAGTAATGACTTACCTGAATAGCTTTTTGAAACATTTTGTAAGGATATAACTTCCTTTCCACTTCTCTCCTTCATCTCAAAGGCAAGATTTATTTTTTTATGTTCCAACATTGGCCGTTTTTTCTTTTCCATCCTTTCAAGCATTCTCTCCATATGGCGGGCCCGTTTATGAAGACCCTCATTGGGAGGATTGGCTTGATTGGCCCATTCCTGCAATCGTTTAATAGCTTCTTTCATTTTTTTAATTTTTTTCTGCTGCTCTTCGTATTCTTTAAATTCATCAAGCAGCTTTTTTTCTTTTTCCTTTACAAATTTAGAATAGGAGCATAAATAGACAGTTGCCTCCCCATCCTCCAGATCGATCGTTTTGTTTGTTACATGGTCGAGAAAATAACGGTCATGAGAAATTGTGACAACCGTTCCTTTGTAGCTTCCCAAATATTTCTCCAACCACTCTGTTGCTTCAATATCAAGATGGTTTGTCGGTTCGTCAAGCAGTAATATATCCGGATTTTTCAAAAGCAGCGCTGCCAACCCGACTTTTGTTTTTTCTCCTCCGCTTAGCTCGTGAATAAGATTCGCAGCAAATCTGTAATCTTCAATCCATCTGCCACAGCTTGAACACGGGACTCCATCTCGTAGCCTCCATCTCTTGAAAATTCCTCCTGCAGTTCACCGTATTGTTTTAACAAGACTTCAATATTTTTTGATACAGCCATTTCCGTTTCCAGCAGTTTCATTTGATTTGCGATTGCTTGAAGCTTATGGAAGCTTTTCATTAAGGCATCAAATACGGTTGAGTTATTATTAAAATTTCCCTCTTGCTGCAAATAGCCGACGATTGAGCCTTTTTTCATATAAATTGCTCCTTCGTCAAGAGATTCTTCCCCCGTAAGCAGCTTCAATAATGTTGTTTTGCCGCTTCCATTTCTGCCGACAATCCCTACTTTGTCGTATTCATTTATTTCAAAGGTTACCTTTTCGAAAATCATGCTGCCGCCGTACATTTTACTAATATTTTGAACTGAAATCATTTTATATTCCTCCAAGTCAATTAAAAAAGCACAGGTAAGCGTAAGAACCCACCTGTGCCGTGTCAGATTGCATGCGAAAAAAGGCAAAAACGCCTAATTTCCCACAAAAAAAGACGGCACCTGAGCCGTCTCGTTTAAGTCCGATGACAAATTCGGTTGAATGAGAGTTCTACTCACTGTAATTTCCGTATGAAGCTGTTAAAAATGGACAGACTTGTCCCTTTGGCTTCATTTGCGGAAAAAATCGCACGGCAGATATACATATACGATAAAAAATCCGCGCGAATCACAGTAGTCAACATCTCATACACCTCCTTTGTCTTAGTCCTTCTATTATAATTCCAATCAACTAAGGGTTGCAAGCACGAATGCCAAGGTATAATCTAAACTGTGTATACTTGACTAAGTACAATGATAGGAGTGTCTTGTTATGATACGCTTTGCTGTGGTTGGCACTAATTGGATTACTGAGCGTTTGATTGAAGCAGCTCGCCATGCACCAGAATTTGAACTATCCGCTGTTTATTCCAGAACGGAAGAGCGGGCAAAGCAGTTTGCTGAAAAACATTCGATTCCCCATACGTTTACTGATCTTGAAGAAATGGCAAAAAGCCCGGTATGTGACGCGGTTTATCTGGCAAGTCCAAACTCGTTTCACAAAGATCAAGCGGTACTTTTGATGAAACATGGCAAGCATGTGTTGTGCGAAAAACCTTTAGCATCAAATACGAAAGAAACGATAGAAATGATCGAAACCGCTAAGGCGAATGGAGTTCTCTTAATGGAGGCTTTAAAAACGGCTCCATTACCAAACTTTCAAGCCATCCGCGAGAACATCCATAAAATTGGAATGGTCCGCAGAATGGTAGCCGGATATTGTCAATACTCTTCCCGTTATGACGCATATAAGGAAGGAACTGTGCTAAATGCATTTAATCCGGAATTTTCAAATGGCGCATTAATGGACATAGGCGTGTACTGCATTTACCCGGCTGTCTCTCTTTTCGGCGAGCCATCTGATGTTAAGGCGGGTGGACTAAGACTTGAATCCGGTGTCGATGGTGAAGGAAGCTTGCTTTTACAGTATAACGACCATGAAGCTGTGGTCATGTACAGCAAAATTACCGATTCACATCTGCCTTCTGAAATCCAAGGAGAAAACGGATCGATTCTCATCGATAAAATACATACTCCTGAAAAAGTAGAAATTAAATATAGAGATGGTACGTCTGAAGAAATTACGGTCATTCAGGACAAGCCATCGATGTATTACGAGGTTCAAGAATTCATTAACTGTCTGAAAGCGGGCAAATTCGAATCTGAAATCAATTCCTATTCAGTTACTTTACAAACAGCAGCAATTATGGAGAAAGCAAGAAAACAGATTGGGATTGTGTACCCGGCTGATGAAAAGTAATGAATTAGCCTGCCTCTGCCTTATGGGGGATGAGAATGAAAAGAGACTTAAGTTATACGAAAAATGGTGAATTTGAACATAAAATAATATCTGCGGGAATATTCACCTCCCTATTTAAGACAAAAAGTCGCAAGTGATCCCGTGAAAAGTCCTTCATCCAGGGTCTGATGGACTTAACGACACTAGTGATCACGTGAATTGTCCTTCATCCAGGGTCTGAAGGACTTAACGACGCATGTGATCCCGTGAATTGTCCTTCATCCAGGGTCTGAAGGACATAACAACACTAGTGATCACGTGAATTGTCCTTCATCCAGGGGCTGAAGGACATAACAACACTAGTGATCTCGAAAATTGTCCTTCATCCAGAGTCTGATGGACATAACGACACTAGTGATCACGTGAAAAAAGGGTGTCCCTAGAGCTTATCTTTGGGACACCCTTTTTTTCTGATCCTATTAAAATATGTTACCCGAATTTCATTTAGGATTCAGCTAATACATCGGCAAATACTTTTACATATTCGGGAAGATCAGGCGGACGTCTGCTGGATACGATGTGGCCGTCGACTATAACAGCCTCGTCGAACCATGTTGCGCCTGCATTTGTCATATCGTCTTTGATCCCCGGCGTACTTGTTACATTTTTACCGTCCAAAATTCCTGCAGATATCAATACCCAGCCTGCATGGCAAATTTGTCCGATCGGCTTTTTTTCTGCATTCATTTTTCTGATCATTTCCAACACTTCCGGGTACCTTCTTAGTTTATCCGGCGCCCAGCCTCCTGGAACCAAAATCGCATCATAGTCATCTGCATTTATTTGGCCGAAAGAATAATCAGACGTGACGGGAACGCCATATTTCCCTATATATTCATGCTTGTCCTTTTCGCCAACGAGATGAACGTCTGCCGCTTCTTCTCTCAATCGCAAAACAGGATACCACAGCTCTAAATCTTCAAAATCATCACTTACCAGTGCAATCACTTTTTTTCCTTCTAATCGCAAAAGACGTCACTCTCCTTATCCATTGTAGCTCTAGTGTACGATAAGATTTCTCAATTTTAAAGCCATAGACAATCCTTACGTTTTTTTATTCGTGTTAAATTTTTTCGTCAGCTCGCGCAATTCTTCCGCCATCGTAGCAAGAGTTGTTGACGAAGCGCTGATTTCTTCCATCGATGCAAGCTGCTCTTCTGCAGACGCAGCAATATCTTGTATGCTTGCTGCACTTTCTTTTGATATTTGAGCAATGCTTCTAACTGAGGTAGAAACCTGCTTTGATCCTTCCGATAAATCACTGACCATTACATTCATTTGATTAATGTCTTCTGCGATTTCATTTGTCACGGTTTGTATTTCTTTAAAGCTTTCTTCTGTTTGCGTTGAAATATCCAGTCCAGTACTGACTTCTTGATTGACAGATTGAAACATAGCAAGAGACCCATTGATTTCTTTAATAATCTCGTGAATCATTTTTTCGATTACTTTAGAAGACTCAGAGGACCTAGCCGCTAGCTTCCGCACTTCTTCAGCTACAACGGAAAAGCCCCTTCCGTATTCTCCTGCTCTCGCAGATTCAATTGCTGCATTTAAAGAAAGCAAATTCGTTTGATCAGCAATGCCATTGATAGTTCATGCAATTTTGTTAATATCCTTCGATTTATATTCCAATCCCTTAATCACTTGTTCCGCATGCTTGACAGTGTCATTAATTAATTTCATTTGGCCGGCATTTTTTCTGACAAGCTGGCCGCCGGATTCTGCAGTTTCAATTGATTTGATAGAAGATTCAGCTACGACAGATGATGTCTTGGCAATCCTTTGCAGCCCATCGTCAATACGATCAAGCTGTTCAGAGCTTTTTTCAACATTTTCGCTTTGTGTTTCGTTTCCTCCTGAAAACTGCTCAATTGATAACGTAATGTGCTCAGTTGCTTTGCTTGTTTGCTGTGCGCTTGCAGTTAATTCTTCCGATGAAGACGCAAGATTATCGACCGAAAGTTGAATTGAACCAATAACATTCCTAAGTGATTCTGCCATGCTATTAAAGTTTTGGCTTAATTGCCCTATTTCATCTTTTGAACGAATTTCAATCTTTTCACTTAAATCACCATTGCTGATTTTCGCTGCAGAAGCTACAAGTTTCTTTAATGGCATTCTAATGGAATGAATAATGGTAAAGATAATAACTCCTCCGACAAGGACAGATCCGATGAAAAGGATCATCGTAAAATTAAAAAGCGGCTCAGACGATTCGGCAATTTCATTCGTGTTTATTATTCCGGCAATTTTCCATCCAGTGAATGCATTTGTCTCAAAAATGACTCTTTCTTTTGCACCATTCATGACGAAGTCAAAATGTCCGTTCTTGTTTTGAGCCAGCTTACCGCTGATGTCTTTTTTAACTGTTCCGCCAACAGATTCGATTGGATGGGAAATATACTGCATATTCTCATTTACGATAAACGCATACCCGCTTTTCCCTATATTGATACCTTCTGTTACTTGACTTAAGTAATTGATCGGAATATTTATTGCAACTACTCCTGAACCATCCAAATTCGCCATTGCAATTGTAACAACGGTTAAACCTGTAGAAGCTGTTTGATAAGGATCGGTTAAAATATATTTTCCTTTATTCGCCACCGCAGATTTGTACCAGTTTCTTTCAGTTGGATTAAAATCCTCCGGCATCTCTATATCCGGAAAGCGAATAAAGTCACCCTTTGATGAGGCTGTATAAATCGATTCAATATTACTATTTAAAGACTTATATTGTTCGAATCTTTGTCTCGTAACATCTAGGTTTTCTTCCGTGAAGCTATCCTTGTTAATCCAGTTGCTGAAATTTTTTATTGCCGCAACTTTAGTTTCCATATCACTTTGTATCGTTCTGTCCAGTGACTTTACGCTATTGTTTGCATTCCTCATCATCTCTTCTTCCAGTGATTTGCTGGCTGTATGAAAAGCGCCTAGAGCCAATAAAATGATGGGTAAGGTTAGTACAAGCAAAAAAGCAATCGAAAGCTTTCTTGAGATTGATGGTGTACAGAGCCATTTAATAAATTTTCTCATAAGTTGTCCCCTTCTATATTGTTAAAATTAATATCGACATCTTCACCGGATTTTGAAATACTAGACTGCATAAAATGAATCTACAATGAATGGTGGTTTTACCGAATCTTGTGGGGTGAATACGATGGATGAAACAAAATTCATAGAAGAAAAAAAGTTTCAACAATTGGTTCAAACAATGGATCCAGGAAGCAAGCTGCTGAGAACGTGGCGAGTATCTGGAGGAGTCTCCGCACAAGTGACAGCGATTGAATTCGAACAATCCGATGGAAAAAAGAAGAAAATGATCGTACGCCAACATGGGGAAACGGATCTGAAACGAAATCCGCGTATCGCAGCTGACGAATTCAAGCTGTTGCAAATCCTGAAGTCTAAAAGGCTGCTCGTACCTGCTCCGTACCATTTCGATAGCTCGGGAGCCATATTTCCAAATCCATTTATTGTTATTGAATTTATTGAAAGCAAGCAAAAAGACATTCCTCGCAATGTAAACACCGCAATACATGAGCTTGCTACATCGCTGTCGAACATTCACAAGATCAAAGGTTCGAATCCTGAATTATCCTTTTTGCCGAAACAAGAAGAAATTTATGCAGAGAAGCTGGAGAAACGTCCTGCAATCATTGATGAATCACTAAATGAAGGCCGTATTCGCGAAATGCTGGAATCGGTTTGGCCATTTCCTAAAGTGAATAAAACTGTATTATTGCACGGAGATTATTGGCCGGGCAATATCTTATGGAAAGACGGACAGTTCATTGCAATTCTCGACTGGGAAGACGCAGCTCTCGGAGACCCGCTTGCTGATTTTGCCAATAGCAGGCTAGAGATTCTATGGGCATATGGAATGGCCGCAATGAATGATTTTACAAATCAATACAAATCGATGTGTACAGCAATCGAATTCAAGTACCTCCCTTATTGGGATCTATTTGCCGCATTACGCCCTGCCTCAAGGATCTCAGAATGGGGATTAGACGAAAGAACGGAAAAAATGATGAGGGAAAGGCATCAATGGTTTGTCTCTCGAGCCTTTGAAAAAATAAAATGAGCATAAATAAAACCTATTCTTGAATGGACAGGAGTAGGTTTTATTTGCAGGGAATATTATTCTTGAATCTTTTCAATCGTCTTCATCAAATCTGTTACTTCAGTTATCGTTCCCATGATTTCAGAGTTCTCAAGCTGCTCCAGTTGAAATGTTCCCTCTTTAACAGCAGTTTGGACTTGATCAATTCCCGAAAGCAGCTTTTCATTTTGCTTAACCGCTTCTTCGTGGACTGATGTAGCAGCTTCGGGCGGTGTAAGCTTATTAAATTCCTCAATATTCGATTTCATTTCAGTCAGCCGGCTCTCTAGTTTTTTTCCGGCATCTTCGTTATTGACCGCGTCATTCGCTAACGAAGACAGATCCTCAGCAAACACTTGAGCCTCATTCATATACTCTGTTGATTCGTTAATATAGTTGATTCCTGAGTTTACTTCGTTTAATACTCCGCATCCGCTCAGCAAACCAAGTGTAATGACGGCGCTTAATTTCAATCGTTTCAAATGATTCCCTCTTTCTTTTGATTTTCTTTTT
This window of the Bacillus gobiensis genome carries:
- a CDS encoding HAMP domain-containing methyl-accepting chemotaxis protein: MRKFIKWLCTPSISRKLSIAFLLVLTLPIILLALGAFHTASKSLEEEMMRNANNSVKSLDRTIQSDMETKVAAIKNFSNWINKDSFTEENLDVTRQRFEQYKSLNSNIESIYTASSKGDFIRFPDIEMPEDFNPTERNWYKSAVANKGKYILTDPYQTASTGLTVVTIAMANLDGSGVVAINIPINYLSQVTEGINIGKSGYAFIVNENMQYISHPIESVGGTVKKDISGKLAQNKNGHFDFVMNGAKERVIFETNAFTGWKIAGIINTNEIAESSEPLFNFTMILFIGSVLVGGVIIFTIIHSIRMPLKKLVASAAKISNGDLSEKIEIRSKDEIGQLSQNFNSMAESLRNVIGSIQLSVDNLASSSEELTASAQQTSKATEHITLSIEQFSGGNETQSENVEKSSEQLDRIDDGLQRIAKTSSVVAESSIKSIETAESGGQLVRKNAGQMKLINDTVKHAEQVIKGLEYKSKDINKIA
- a CDS encoding DUF6376 family protein, coding for MKRLKLSAVITLGLLSGCGVLNEVNSGINYINESTEYMNEAQVFAEDLSSLANDAVNNEDAGKKLESRLTEMKSNIEEFNKLTPPEAATSVHEEAVKQNEKLLSGIDQVQTAVKEGTFQLEQLENSEIMGTITEVTDLMKTIEKIQE
- a CDS encoding type 1 glutamine amidotransferase domain-containing protein, with protein sequence MRLEGKKVIALVSDDFEDLELWYPVLRLREEAADVHLVGEKDKHEYIGKYGVPVTSDYSFGQINADDYDAILVPGGWAPDKLRRYPEVLEMIRKMNAEKKPIGQICHAGWVLISAGILDGKNVTSTPGIKDDMTNAGATWFDEAVIVDGHIVSSRRPPDLPEYVKVFADVLAES
- a CDS encoding phosphotransferase family protein, whose protein sequence is MDETKFIEEKKFQQLVQTMDPGSKLLRTWRVSGGVSAQVTAIEFEQSDGKKKKMIVRQHGETDLKRNPRIAADEFKLLQILKSKRLLVPAPYHFDSSGAIFPNPFIVIEFIESKQKDIPRNVNTAIHELATSLSNIHKIKGSNPELSFLPKQEEIYAEKLEKRPAIIDESLNEGRIREMLESVWPFPKVNKTVLLHGDYWPGNILWKDGQFIAILDWEDAALGDPLADFANSRLEILWAYGMAAMNDFTNQYKSMCTAIEFKYLPYWDLFAALRPASRISEWGLDERTEKMMRERHQWFVSRAFEKIK
- a CDS encoding undecaprenyl-diphosphate phosphatase, which produces MNFWEIFVAVILGLVEGLTEYAPVSSTGHMIIVDDLWLKSNELVSDEAAYVFKIVIQLGSILAVAIIFRDRILNLLGLKRKISKEQEQGNKLTLAQIFVGLVPAAVLGFLFEDYIDQYLFSVQTVAIGLIGGAILMLVADWINKRKPTTDSVDQISYKQAIGMGLFQCISLWPGFSRSGSTISGGVILGLNHRAAADFTFIMAIPIMAGASCLSLVKNMEALSMDLLPFFAVGFITAFVVALVVVQFFLQLINRIKLVPFAIYRIVLGIILLLLFM
- a CDS encoding AI-2E family transporter, with the protein product MESMQIWSGRFKRFFLNNKFVIFLLVLLLIGLNILIFSKTSFIFTPIIVLLRTLLLPFVMTGVVFYLLNPLVDFLERKKIKRIFSIIILYIVIIGLLTITIVSIIPFLREQIMSLVHDFPKYVKTVEEQTEKVLGSQFVNQAQETFNINVIDIANNMSNQATRILDSTFTGVGTFIGAVTEFVISLITVPFILFYLLRDGKKLPHFILKFVPDRLKKEAHTVMIEMNHRLSSYIRGQIIVSFCIGILLFIGYLIIGLDYASLLAVIAACTSVVPYLGPTIAITPAIIIAIVTSPLMVLKLVIVWTIVQLVEGKFISPQIMGKNLQIHPITIIFLLITSGKLFGVLGVILAIPGYAVIKVVTTHLFAWFKSRSNLYNSTAEEYKK
- a CDS encoding Gfo/Idh/MocA family protein, whose protein sequence is MIRFAVVGTNWITERLIEAARHAPEFELSAVYSRTEERAKQFAEKHSIPHTFTDLEEMAKSPVCDAVYLASPNSFHKDQAVLLMKHGKHVLCEKPLASNTKETIEMIETAKANGVLLMEALKTAPLPNFQAIRENIHKIGMVRRMVAGYCQYSSRYDAYKEGTVLNAFNPEFSNGALMDIGVYCIYPAVSLFGEPSDVKAGGLRLESGVDGEGSLLLQYNDHEAVVMYSKITDSHLPSEIQGENGSILIDKIHTPEKVEIKYRDGTSEEITVIQDKPSMYYEVQEFINCLKAGKFESEINSYSVTLQTAAIMEKARKQIGIVYPADEK
- a CDS encoding RAxF-45 family protein; translation: MLTTVIRADFLSYMYICRAIFSANEAKGTSLSIFNSFIRKLQ